Below is a genomic region from Prunus persica cultivar Lovell chromosome G3, Prunus_persica_NCBIv2, whole genome shotgun sequence.
ACAAGAAAGTTAGCTTATGAAAATGCTATCATcttagaccaaaaaaaaaaacagaaggaaagaaaatgttaCCATCATCTATGGTTATTGTTCAACACATCTTTTTCACAAAGTGTGCGTATGTGCGTATGTGCACATATTGAGGAAAAAGGGTGGGGAAATGGTGGGGTTAGGAAAGTGTACAAACATTTGTTTCCTTAGTGGTTTAAATAGCATGTCactgaattttttattgtgtGAACAATTTAGGAATAGCAGAATAGGGTAGGAAACATAAATTATGTACAACTTGGCTGCTTGTGGGACAACTTTTCTCTGATGTTTTACAATAATACGTTGATTCTTGACTAGCAAAAAAGCTTCTATCTCTAATTATGACTTAGTGAGTGGATGTTAGAACAAACAAAGTTTTCAGTAAGCTCACCCATGATAACTTTCATTCAGTAATTAACATTGAGCATGCATTTCTGATGTACATTCCAAGCATTtagtttatatttgtttttctacaCTTTGAAATGATATGTAGAGTTGAGAAAAATTGTTATCCTTGATGTTTAGAGGTTCTTTGGGGGCACTTTGATGGAATGGAATCTAATGATTAATAAGAGATCTCTCCACCCTTATTTGCTGCTTTGAATGATGCCTTTTTTGTATAGTAGCAATTGAGGgcaccaaatttttttgtaaaattgaAGTCCATAATAGAAAACTGACCTGCCATAAATAACCAAGTATGAAATATAAGCTTGTTGATGGGTAGCAAATTGGATCAATTTTAAATACCAAGCACCTTCTTTAATTCTTACTATCGTTTTTCGTATTTCTGCTGCAGAAGATTCCCAGAAGGTGAATGGCACTGCCAAGGTTGGTGGGCTGGAAGATGCGGCCGTGAGTATCTCGCATATTTCTTAGCTGTCAATTAGTATTCTGATTTGTTTGACCACTCTGCTCATTTATTTCTCTCTGGCAGTGATGCAGGTAGCACCTTAGAATGCGCTCACTGTGTATTATGGATCAAGGATGGATCTGAGTCTTGTGTACCTTGGTGTTGGACAAAATTAGGGGTTCATTGTTTACCTatgttcttatttttgtactgattttcttcttttttatttttccatttgaGTCAAGTCCCGTGTTATGTGGTGTGGTTTATTATAGCATTGTATCTGGACATGGTCTGAGCTGCATTCGCACTAGCTTTCCCTTTTCGGTGATCTCGGATTAAGTATAGAGGATTTGACCTGATTGCTTAGGGTGATTTTCTTGTATTAGTGAAAATGCCATAGCCCAGATGGACGAATTCATGCTGATTTGCGCTGTTTGGTGTACTAAATTTGAATGTATGTTGACGCTGTTATGTTAAAAGTCCACTCGGTCGTGCTTCTTACTTTGTTGTTATGCTTTAGCTGTGTATGTTAAGTGGTCTCTAGTTTGATTGTTTCATGTTGGATACTGTTTGCAACAATCTATAAAATGCACTTTAGACATTACTAGCCATCGAATGATGACATGGAAGAATATGGTGACAAAAGTAATCCGCTTTTTTACGTTGAGGCTATGTTTGGCGCCTAGGAATGGATCCGATTAGATAACTCACTGGAGTGTAGTTCCTTGAAGTCGACGTTCATTTCGTATTAAAACATACCTCGGATCTTGTGAGTTATCCAATTGGCACCCCCTTTAACCCTTCAACCCTAGTAGCTTCTTCTTGGTATGGGTCTTGTTGTGCTCGAACGTTGGAATGGTGTGAACTTGAAGTATAGATGAACAGGTTCCAGGGCTGGCTACTAGCTGAAAGCTGTTGTTTGAAGTGGGATTGTAATTAAAGAATATATTCGTACCTGCATGTTTGATACTGCCTCTGTATCCACTTGTCAATCACTGTTTAAACATGCATCGCTTTAACAATAATAATGCCGCGCCATGTTCGAATTCAACATTCCTCAATATcgtttatgtatttttttaaaaattgcgTATTTGTTTGCTAATCATAAACACCAAACGGCTGATTTATCAGAGATGTCAACATGATTgcaagacttttttttttcaaaacaagaaatacaAGATTGAATTAATGGCTCCAATTGCCATTACAATCAAAAGTTTATCATGCCAACGTGCACCTTCTCAACTCAATGGCTCCAATTGGCATAACAAGCCAGCCGGCTATATCCTTGtgttgaatttaaaattttgctaTCAGCATAGATAGACTTTCATTATgctcttctaatttttttgttaaagacGAATATTAACGTTTACATTTTTCgctaaaatattaaagagCCATTTTCGGTGTCGAAAGTGCAACGGTGTTAAGTTTGGTccatcaataaaaataaaaataaaaacaaaaatgttagtttgagtttttttttttttttttttttttggtttcatttatttatttatcttttattggAGTTGTTTATAGTTTTATCCGTCGGCATAGTatcaaaacaaagagaaggCATATCCGGATGCGCCATAGAAAATGCCAAGTCCGTAGAGAATTGGAACACTTTGTAACGTTTTGCTTaccaaacataaaagaaagacTCTGCCAGGCCCATTttaccaaacaaagaaaaaaaataatactttgcaTCGTTTTttcaccaaaagaaaaaatatatattataaattgtaGCACTAAAAttgatcccaaaaaaaaatcatgtggAAGTTCGTATTGTGATTTACGACTGAAGGACACTGTTTGCTCGAGTGCAGAAGAATTGTTCTgctgaaaatgaaagaaaggaaaaacagaGGAGAGTGAATTTGTCTTCCTTCAATTTACAATATCGCATCTCGATCACAACTTGCATTCAATTAGCAGGCACCTTTAGAACAATGCCATTCGAATGCCCATTAAGCTAGCAAAACCCACCTTCTTCCTCACAACACCCAAAAAAGATATTTTGGCCTAACCACTCACAACTTGCCCTGCCCAGATGGTTTATATAATGACATACACAGACAGAAGAAAACCAATTCCAATCAAATTCttggttttcagtttttcGCAATCTTTGGAAAATCTCTCTTGACAATTCCTCATttgcacacacacaaaaaagacTGACCCTTTTGGCCCAGCCATGAGCTGCTGTGACTGTGCCTCCAAACACTGCAATGCAGAGGCCCCAAAACCCAAGATCTTGGCTGTCATTTTTGATTTGGATGGGACCCTTATAGACACAGGTCTCAAATATCTTCTCCTAATTCAAAACCCCATTTGTTTTGGCTTGCTCGGttactctcttttttgtttaagtATCAAACTCTTATGTCTTTTGTTTGTACCTGTGGTTCAGAGCGGGCTACAAAGGGGGTTTTCCAGGAATTCTTGGCTAGGTATGGGAAAGTTTTGGATAAGGAaagggaagagaagaagagttTGGGGATGACATTGAAAGACTCAGCAACTTCTGTTGTTAAGGACTATGATCTCCCATTGACCCCTGATCAGTTTATCCAAGAAATCATCCCCATGTATCAAGAAAAGTAAGGCTCTTCTCTATGCCACAGATAACCATAATTATACATCTTTGAGCTGCTCCcagttttcaaatttatctcATATCATTAGTGTACATGTGATGTGAGCATTCATTTAGATGTCTTAACACATTTGAAAGTTCTCTGGAAGCAAGCAAAGAGCTTTTGTGATATCAAGCCCCACATTTTAAAATAGTAGCTATTTAGTACCGATTTCACCGAGGTGATAATTGATAAGCATTCTCATTTTATGATTTACTTGTATGTGCATGTGTTGTTGCTGGCCTTTGAATTGTCTCCTTATGTGCTAAGTTGTTGACTCTGTACATTTAGGTGGTTGTACTCGAAAGCTCTTCCTGGTGCTAATCGCCTAATCAAACATTTCCATGACCGTGGCGTGCCTATAGCTCTTGCTTCGAACTCCTTACGAGAATACATAGATGCAAAGATCTCTCACCATCGAGGTTTGTACAATTTCCTCTTTACCTCTCCAGGTTCCTAAATACTTAGCTTTTGATTGTTGTTgttaataacatatataatatcaCTTTGCTGAGCCAAAATTtgacaatgaaatgaaaagtcatTGTGTTGCTGCCTCTTGCCCTACTATTTGATTgttacttttattttcttaattgtaGTCTTGAATAAAGGTAGCTGAGATTGAAGCTACTGCTGctaagtaattaaaaaaaattaattattgttgATAATGGCAAATTGGCATGATTTTGTTGACTTATTTCATTACTTGAGCCAATTTGATCTTTGTAGTAATTATggagattctctctctctctctctctctctctctctctctctctcatgttaAATTGTTCTAAAATAACCTTCAAGTCTGTGTGTCATTCAAATTTCTTTAACATAATGGATGGCCTGtggtttctctgtttttctcatgtcttatttatttaaacaTCGATATAGGTTGGAAAGAAAGGTTTTCGGTGATTCTTGGCAGTGACCAGGTTAAAGCGGGGAAGCCCTCGCCAGATTTGTAAGCAGTGAATTCACAGAAAACTTAATGCTTCCTTGAACATATACAAAtggaactttggaattctcaACCCCCTTCAACATGGAAGGCATCTAAAGGCCTGATCAGTCtccatgaaaataaaaaaagaaaccgtTATGAAATGCATCTGCTGAAATGATGTCAGCAAAAACTTGTGgcagaaaaaatttcattactGTACTTCCTTTTTTCTAGTGTTCACTAGTATCAGAATGATCACTAGTATCAGAATGATAACATTTCCACTAGTGTTCGCTTCAATTTTCTGTtaagaagaaaatatcatctcatatacattttattttccttttagctGATATTAATGTACTTCCCAAACTTTTACAGATTTGAAGAGGCAGCAAAGCAAATGGGCGTGGATGCAGTTCACTGCCTTGTGATTGAAGACTCAGTGTAAGATTAGTCACAAACATATACATCTGATATGAAATTTGTTTCAGTCTTATCAATAGTCCATCAGATTCCACGGTATGCTAAGTAGAGTTGATATTTACAGATATACATTGCTGATTAATTTAAGCTGTCTTTCGTTAAACGTTTCATTCAAGTGGTGGTTACTGATGCAGCATGTGCTGCCAGGTCATTCATGTTCCTTATGcagccaagagagagagggagagagagagagagagagagagagagagctttgcTGACTGTAGTCTATATTAGTCACAAACATTTgtaattaatcaaatatatTTCAACAGGGTTGGTGTTAAAGCTGCCAATGCTGCCCGAATGGAGGTAGTCGCTGTTCCACCTCGCGGTGAAGCTACTTGTTCTTCTCTTGCAAATACTGTGCTTCATTCACTTTTGGAGTTTCAGCCTGCGCATTGGGGTCTTCCTCCATTTGAAGACTGTATATCTCTCTTCAAATATTTGCATGTAATTTATAATAGGGCTTTCCTTCCCTGCTCAATAATTGGTCGGTTAATGGTTGCAGGGGTAGATAATGCACTGCCAATTGAACCAATTTATTTCAGTGGTCTCAATGTCAATGGGTTTGTCAGTGAAATCACAGGTTGGTGAATCTTTTTATCACATAACTTAGCATGATGTAATATATCTGTTCATCAAATTGTTTGACTGAGCAGGAGTTTAATACATTCTAAGTTTATGGTTAAGATTTGTGGAAATTTCGATTGAACTGAatcaaaactctaaaaataacCAGAGGATGGAAGATCAACTCTCCCTGACCAAGTTTGGGGAGTTTTCTTTGGTTGGGGTGTAGCTGATATGGAGAAGACCTACAGAGTAGTGGTTGGAATTGGATTAGATTACAGTTCCTGTTCTCCTAATAAAAACATTGTGAGTATTCTACCCTAACTAGTTAATTTAATTCAATCTGTTTATTAATTCTGTAATTGGAATCTGTTGAAAAGAATTAGCTTACCAACTGGCCACTTTATAAAGTGATTCTGTTTTGCCTTCTTCAAACTTTATCTAAAACAAGTTATTTCTATGTTGATTCCTAAGTTTGCATGGTTGCGGTTAGTTCCATTTTGATACGCACTATGTTTTTATCAATTCAAAAAGTTATATTGATGAAGATGTTTTTGCCCTTTGATGTAGCAAATGTATGCAGTTGATGGAAACAATTGCTGTATATCCAATCAGCAAATGAAACTGCTGCTTGTCGGCTACATCCGGGGATTGAATACCAAGGTAACAGCATGTTTGTAAACTGATACAGTTTAAAGATATGGAGGACATCATATAGTTTATGTACTGCTCTGTTCTTTTTGTTGAGTAGTGCCTCTAATTTGAATCGATGAAACCACTTTCACAATGTTCAATTCCAAACTCTCTGGCTGTGAATTGGCCTGGGGTTTCGGCTCATGAAGTATAACAAACATTAAATTCTTAttgatattttgttattttaatgcAATGAATGTATCATTAGTCAAATTAGTATATGTTCTAAGCAAAACTATGCATGTATTGCAGGAAATTACATCCATGGATGCAGAAACACTCAAGGAATGTAAGTCTATTGCGAGTGCTTCATTGGATCTGCCAATATTTAGTCACCATGGTTGTGTGCCTCTGTATCCAGAACCTTTTTCTGTGGAGGACGTGATTGGCTGTGATGAGATACAACAATACTGATTTgttgggagaaaaagaaaaagtgattATGTACCCTATTACAACTTTGATGATAAATTTACACTGATTTAATGGTGGAAGTAAAATGTTCTTAGCTTCATTTTGTTTCCATGATTGTTATTGCCCACTTCTATCACCATGTGATCTTGTGCACAAAATGGCCACATTTGTTGGTGGTGCTCAAAATGCTATAGATTCCAAGATAAAGCTACCTGGAAATATtctaagaaaaattaggtattaAACATAAGTAACTTTACTAATTAGTATTTGAGAtattatgtatttttgtttgggttttaatacttagaaaaaaattgttattttggatTAGACCAAAGAGGAAGCCCAAATTCATTGGGCCAGCTTAAAACTAAAAGCTTAAAAGACAATGCTAcctttttccttaaaaaaaccTGGCCCTGTCTTTAAAacctataaaataaatgactCTTTAAACTACGACGAACCTTTCGCTGCAAAGCACaaaactcttcttcttctttcgcTGAAAAATCAATCATCAATCATAgtacccttcttcttctttcccaaAACCCTAACCACAAAACTCTCCTGCAAAGCCGAACCTTTCACTTCCTCTCTTCACTTTGCCCAATGCCTTCCATCACCATTACAACCAGATGTAGCCCCAGACAGCAGTTCCACAAAGCACACCACCCTCCTTGTTGAGACCTTCCATGAGCACCAGAGGCTCAAAGCCTTACTTCAGAAGCTCATCAATGGCTTTTGCCCTCTACAATTGCTTGGAGAAGACGGTGATTGGACCAAAGACCAACTTTGGGCTGCCATCAGATTCCTTAAACATACTTTCAGGTTCAATGAAATTCTTCAAgtgcttttctgtttttttccctctctcgTTATTTCTTGCTTTATTAATTCCAATAAGTCTAGGATTTGCAATTTGGATATTGGGTtctgggttttgaattttgagggCTTACCAAtggaattttttaattttattttattttttatcatattttttttatagagaatttatttttggtcatATGGTGTGAATTTCTTTAATAAGCTGGGAACTTGTGGTATATTTGGTTGCCAAGAAAGCCAGAAAAgtaatgcaagaaaaaaaatggttgCTATGATTTCTGTTCTGTAGTGTTCTAGAAATGGTGAAAATGTTTGCCTAGTTAAGCTCAactaaattgattttttttcatagaaCTGAGGATTTAGGAAAAAGTTCACTGTGTATTCATatgttttatctttttattttttttattgttcttttctttcgttgtttcttttttattttcctaagcATCTAAAATGAGCATCATGAGAAGTAGTTGTCTATGTTTCTTATTGAAATTGTTACTCTGGGAACTCTAAACAGTTGTTCGATATGTGGAAGAACATCGAGAAATCACGGATTAATGAGTTCAACTACAGCAAGATAATAGGTCTGATGGTATTGCAAGATAATAGGTAATATTGAAATGAAGCTGTTTGTAGGGAGTCGATTTTCCAGTTTTCgtgtaatgttttttttgttagttGCTCAGTTCTTGTGATATTAATTTCATATCAGACTTCACATCAATATTTTGATCTATTGTTTAAATCTCGACCTTGCATCCTTATTATTTTAGTCGTTGATATCTATTGTCAATGGTATTGCAAAACTTTTTGGTGCATGGGTTTGAACTTTTTGATTTGGAAATGGTATTGCAAAACTACATTGTACAGGTTTGCATTGTAGTTTTGCacaaactgcattgcagttttcatttaattacaatttgatttttgttctttccttggccttcaacctcaccaattttaagagtagaggctacacatatgaggaattgggtgggcaagagaagagtagaactacccaagagcATGGGAACTCAAAATTAGACTTTTGGAAcctagaaactgcattgcagttttggaaaatgcattgcagttttcatttaattacaattggatttttgctctttctttggccttcaacctcaccaatttgaagagtagaggctaccCAGATGAGGAATGGGATGGGCAAGaaaagagtagaactacccaagagcaagggaactcaaaattggacttttgggaactggaaactgcattgcagttttcatttaattacaatttgatttttgttctttcctcggccttcaacctcaccaatttgaagagtagaggctagccagatgaggaattgggtgggcaagagaagagtagaactatCCAATagcaagggaactcaaaattggtcTTTTGGAaactggaaactgcattgcagtttccatttaattacaattgtttttgttgctgtttttgtttttgtttttgttttaagtttttttttttataaacataattgatatctacattgtatttttgttgcagtttctgtttttatttgcagtttttgtgTGAATAAGTGTTGCAGTTTCTATTCCATATTTctattttagaataatttttgcAAGTCTATGGGAATATTACAACTGTTCATCGACTTAAATGTGCTTtgaacttagttttagtactttaatCATGGCTTTGCCTCTTGGTTTCTATGCAAATATGAGCAGATGTTTTGTCATAAAATGCACTGCAATTTCCGtttgttgcaatttttgaTAAGAAACTGCAGTACTATTAGGGTAAAcacttagttttagtactttgatcatggctttgccttttggtttcttttcacttttgggcatatttttttcataaactgcactgaagtttctgtttgttgcatttttttatcagaaactgcaatgcagtttcctgttccatatttcaattttagaataatttttccAAGTCTATGGGAATGCTAGAACTACTCATTgacttaaatgtgttttgaacttagttttagtactttgatcatggatttgctttttggtttctttgcaaATTTGAGCAAATGTTGCCATAAACTGCGTTGCAGTTTCCGTTTGTTGTAGTTTTTGATCAGACACTTCAATGCAATTTCCTGTTCCATTTTCGTTTGTTGCATCttgttataatattatatgacAGTAGAGAtatataacaaatttttttcttagatTAGGTTGACCACATCATTGTTGTAATCAACAacctcatcttcctcttcttcttctccaacttctttttttgctttccctttgtttgttttcttcttttgttttgtgctggccttttctttctttggtttgTTTGCCACAACAATTTTCTTGTGTAATTCTTCTTCTACGAGGCCTTTtgatggttttgtttgtgtgttttgtttgtagttttggttttacttttttttatacagtTTTTGCATGAATCTGTgttgaaataatttaaattttttttatattttttaatcgatgattatttatataaatattgtgtaattgaataaatatcacaaaaacgagtttggtgtagtggtttgtgagTGAGGCTTCCTCATTTAAGGGTCAAGGTTCGAGTCCCTGTAATGACACAAATTCTTCGATTTTTTTAGGGTGAATAAAGGGCAATGGAGTTAGTCCCTGGTTGGTCGGAGATGGGTGGCGGTGGTTGGCCAATGATGGGCGGTGGCGGTAGGTGGCGGCGGCTCGTCGGCGGTGGTGGCAGCAGGCCGGAAGGGGGTTGACCGGCGGCGGAAGTGGTGGTTGGCCGGAAGGAGGTTGGCTGACggcaggtggtggtggttgaccGGCGGCGGAGGTGGTGGTTGGCTGGACAGAGGTTGGCCGGCGgccggtggtggtggttgaccGGCGACGGCGGCAGCTAGCCGGAAGGAGGTTGTCCGGCGgtaggtggtggtggttggccGGCGACGGCGGCGGTGGTAGCTGACCGGAAGGGAGATTGCCGGAGGTGGACATGTGGCATAGTGTGCTTGCTTTTAAAGGAGTGgcattgtgtgtaattttgatgttttttaattacattattgtaaaattaatACTACTTTTTGATCTTTGGCCTTATGCTAATTAGGTGAAATTGTATTCCtatcttccaaattagtaaactataTAGTGTCTTAAAATGAAAGCTCCCGCTGTAGCCTTTATTCtacttacctttttttttttttttcctaaattaatatattaacacatggacttatatatatatatatatatatacagtcctgatctcttggaccacaggagtccaagagatcgggactgtatatatatagtacaaCCCTAATTTCTACCCTTACTCCATCAATTTCAAgaattctcttcatctttagAGTGCAAGTAAGTcattctatttttctctctaattCTTTGCAACTGTAATTTGAAGTTCTGTATAATTTTATTAACACGTGGACTTattaatgattttgttttatagCTATGAATCGAAAAGATTCTGCGTGGAAGtatgcaaaagaaataaaggggGGAAAAATACTTGAGATGCGCATTCAAGTATGCTTTGAATGACAATTAGTACTTATATTTgattatatttaaaagattGTTATGGTTCAATAAGAATTAGTTGTACAATTTAATTACATTGTattattcataaatttttcttattaaaataaattaatgttcaAAAGGCTTAGGTCTCGCCTTTCAAAACATTGCTCACACTTTCTAACAGAAACATTCTCTTTTACATGGGCAGAGAATGTATCCTAGCCTTACAAATGTGTCAGCAATATAAGCTTGACACTTGGCACAAATCTAAGACATATGAGTTTTACAAATTAGATGAAAGGACCCACCCCGAATTTTTCAGAACCCGaggcgaaccctttggaattcccgacatcctcccgatgccaggcccaaatattaaaaactgagacttcctgccgaaaattcggcagagtctcccctataagtTGGACATTTCCtaaaatttatacctgcatgaaaacgcatttaatatt
It encodes:
- the LOC18778952 gene encoding bifunctional riboflavin kinase/FMN phosphatase yields the protein MSCCDCASKHCNAEAPKPKILAVIFDLDGTLIDTERATKGVFQEFLARYGKVLDKEREEKKSLGMTLKDSATSVVKDYDLPLTPDQFIQEIIPMYQEKWLYSKALPGANRLIKHFHDRGVPIALASNSLREYIDAKISHHRGWKERFSVILGSDQVKAGKPSPDLFEEAAKQMGVDAVHCLVIEDSVVGVKAANAARMEVVAVPPRGEATCSSLANTVLHSLLEFQPAHWGLPPFEDWVDNALPIEPIYFSGLNVNGFVSEITEDGRSTLPDQVWGVFFGWGVADMEKTYRVVVGIGLDYSSCSPNKNIQMYAVDGNNCCISNQQMKLLLVGYIRGLNTKEITSMDAETLKECKSIASASLDLPIFSHHGCVPLYPEPFSVEDVIGCDEIQQY